A window from Deinococcus misasensis DSM 22328 encodes these proteins:
- a CDS encoding SRPBCC family protein — MPTIILTSTINASIDVVFDLSRSIDLHMIGAAHTREKAVAGKTSGLIHLNEEVTWQAVHFGMPFTLSTRVTRLERPYYFVTEMVRGPFKSLKHEHRFRVLKNGDTEMKEIFEYKLPLGVMGSAAEHMFMTRYFQRFLSVRNNTILQYAETEQWMELLHPPRQTVMEWQFG, encoded by the coding sequence ATGCCCACCATCATCCTGACCAGTACCATCAATGCCTCAATCGATGTGGTCTTCGATTTGAGCCGCAGCATTGATCTGCACATGATCGGGGCTGCACACACCAGAGAAAAAGCGGTGGCCGGAAAAACCAGTGGACTGATCCATTTGAACGAAGAAGTCACCTGGCAAGCGGTACACTTCGGGATGCCTTTTACCCTATCCACCCGAGTGACCCGTCTGGAACGGCCTTATTACTTTGTGACCGAAATGGTCCGTGGGCCTTTCAAAAGCCTCAAGCACGAACACCGTTTCCGGGTCCTGAAGAACGGCGACACCGAAATGAAAGAGATTTTTGAGTACAAATTGCCCCTCGGGGTGATGGGCTCTGCTGCGGAGCACATGTTCATGACCCGTTATTTCCAGCGTTTTCTGTCTGTTCGCAACAACACCATCTTGCAGTACGCAGAAACCGAACAGTGGATGGAATTGCTGCATCCTCCAAGGCAAACCGTCATGGAATGGCAATTCGG
- a CDS encoding MmcQ/YjbR family DNA-binding protein, which translates to MQTVNELREHGLSKRGTTEDFPFGFETLVLRVKGKIFALTDITRDPIVVNLKCHPERALELREEYPEHVLPGWHMNKKHWNSLLLDGTLPADLVLELIDHSYALVAKGLSKQDREDLGLL; encoded by the coding sequence ATGCAAACGGTCAATGAACTCAGAGAACATGGACTGTCCAAAAGGGGCACCACTGAAGATTTTCCCTTTGGGTTTGAAACACTGGTCCTGCGGGTCAAAGGGAAAATCTTTGCCCTGACCGACATCACCAGAGATCCCATTGTGGTCAACCTCAAATGCCACCCTGAGCGTGCTCTGGAACTCCGGGAAGAATACCCAGAGCATGTTCTGCCCGGCTGGCACATGAACAAAAAGCATTGGAACAGCCTCCTGCTGGATGGAACTTTGCCTGCTGATCTGGTGCTGGAATTGATTGACCACTCTTATGCATTGGTGGCCAAAGGACTTTCCAAGCAGGACAGGGAAGACCTCGGCTTGCTCTGA